From the genome of Desulfobaculum xiamenense, one region includes:
- a CDS encoding FAD-binding protein produces the protein MSKISNVWVFSDAASRLPEVIAGAAQLGEKVSAFVLGSQADVARAFACGADAVYHLGEADSSRVIEAYADSMAAVIAEGEKPALVLMPSTRRCKGLASLLGVRLEAGVVTEAAEIAIEADGVLAKHMVFGGLALGEEKVKSSVSIVVVGSGVFAPAAEDASKTGEAVSVAFVEPKASVKCIERRAKQGSSVDLNKAKRVVSIGRGIAKQEDIKIAEDLCAALGAELGCSRPIAEGEQWMERERYVGISGVMPKPEVYLALGISGQIQHMVGVNGAQVIVAVNKDKNAPIFQFADYGIVGDLYKVVPALINAFKA, from the coding sequence ATGAGCAAGATTTCCAACGTTTGGGTCTTCAGTGATGCAGCTTCCCGCCTGCCCGAAGTGATCGCAGGCGCTGCCCAGCTGGGCGAGAAGGTTTCCGCCTTCGTTCTGGGTTCCCAGGCCGACGTCGCCCGCGCCTTCGCGTGTGGCGCCGACGCCGTGTACCACCTTGGCGAGGCCGATTCCTCCCGCGTGATCGAGGCGTACGCCGATTCCATGGCCGCCGTGATCGCCGAGGGCGAGAAGCCCGCTCTGGTGCTGATGCCCTCCACCCGCCGCTGCAAGGGCCTTGCTTCCCTGCTGGGCGTGCGTCTTGAGGCCGGCGTCGTGACCGAAGCCGCCGAGATCGCCATTGAGGCCGACGGCGTGCTCGCCAAGCACATGGTGTTTGGTGGCCTGGCCCTTGGCGAGGAGAAGGTGAAGTCCTCCGTGTCCATCGTTGTCGTGGGCAGCGGCGTGTTCGCTCCCGCCGCCGAGGACGCCTCCAAGACCGGCGAGGCCGTTTCCGTGGCCTTCGTCGAGCCCAAGGCTTCCGTGAAGTGCATCGAGCGCCGCGCCAAGCAGGGCAGCAGCGTCGACCTGAACAAGGCCAAGCGCGTGGTCTCCATCGGCCGCGGCATTGCCAAGCAGGAAGACATCAAGATCGCCGAGGATCTCTGCGCCGCTCTGGGCGCCGAGCTTGGCTGCTCCCGTCCCATCGCCGAAGGCGAGCAGTGGATGGAGCGCGAGCGCTACGTCGGTATCTCCGGCGTGATGCCCAAGCCCGAAGTGTACCTGGCCCTCGGCATCTCCGGCCAGATCCAGCACATGGTTGGTGTCAACGGCGCTCAGGTGATCGTTGCCGTCAACAAGGACAAGAACGCTCCGATCTTCCAGTTTGCCGACTACGGCATCGTGGGCGATCTGTACAAGGTTGTTCCGGCCCTCATCAACGCCTTCAAGGCGTAG